CACTCTCGCGGGTCTCAAGCCCGGCGAGCACCAGCCCTACCTGACCAACTCGGCGGTGCTTCTCGCGCCGCTTGCGGGCCGCGCGCCGGGCAGCGTGGCGCCGGGCGACCTCATTGCCGCGCGCTATGACAAGATCGGCCTGCTCCCCTTCGGGGAGTTCATGCCGCTTCAGGGCCTGATTCCCCAGCTTCGCCAGTGGATTCGCGGCGGCGGAACCTTTACCCCCGGAACAAAGCCCGCGTCCTTCGACGTGGCGGGGATGAAGCTCGCCGCCGGGATCTGCTACGAGGCGATCCTGCCGGCCATGACGCTCAAGGCGCTTCGCCCCGAGGACCAGGTGCTGCTCAACCTGACCAACGACGCCTGGTTCGGCGAAGGCGATGAGCGTCACCAGCACTGGACCCTCGCGGTGTGGCGCACCATCGAAAACCGCGTGTGGCTGCTGCGCGCAACCAACACCGGCCGCACCAGCGTGATCGATCCAGCGGGGCGAGAAACCGCGCGTGCGCCGGAAAGCCAGAAACACGTCCTGTTTGCGCAGGTGCGCGCGGCCGACATGGGCAGCCTTTTCAGAAGCTTCGGCCGCTGGTTCGACTGGCTCTGCCTTGCCGCACTGGCACTGGGGATGCTGGAGACATGGCGTCGCAAACGCACATGAGTGGCCTCTACCTGCACCTGCCTTTTTGTGTGAAGAAGTGCCCCTACTGCGACTTCAACACCTGGCCGCTCGATCAGCTCGGCGCCGGAGATCACGAGGCAAAGTTTTTCGCCGCTCTTGGTCGCGAAGTGGACCTGCTGCTTGAGGCGCATGCCGCCGAAGAAGGCGCGCAGCCTCTGGAGACGCTCTACTTCGGCGGCGGCACGCCCTCGCTGAGCGAGCCCGCGCGCATCGCGGCGCTCACCCAAAAAGTCCGCGCGGCCGGTCACGCCCCCAAAGAAATCACGCTCGAAGCCAATCCCGAATCCTTTTCAGCCCAGCGCTTTGCCGGTTTTGTGGATGCGGGCATCAACCGCATCAGCGTCGGGGTGCAGAGCTTCAACGACGAAGTGCTCCGCGCGCTGGGGCGCGAACACGACGTAGCGCGCGCGCGGCAGGTGCTCGCCTGGCTGCGCGGCAATGAGCGGCTCATCTCCTGGAACTTCGACCTGATCTACGGCGTCGGGGATGCGCACGACGTCGCTTCTTTCGAGCGCGAGCTGGACGAGCTTCTCGAATGGGCGCCGCCCCATGTCTCGCTCTATGCCCTCGAAGTGCACGGCGCGACGGCCTTCGGAGCGCGCGCCCGCGCGGGCGAGCAGCTCACCACCGGCGATGACGCGCAGGCCGACCTCTTTGACCTGGCGCGCGCGCGGCTGCTGGGTGCGGGCTATCACCACTACGAGATCGCCAACTTCGCAAAGCCCGGCCACGAAGCGGTGCACAACTCGCTCTACTGGCGCGCGGCGAGCGTGATTGCGGCCGGGCCCGGAGCGACGGGATTCTGGCGCGGCGCCTGCGCGCCGTGGGGGCTTCGCTGGAAGACGCCGCGATCGATGCCTGCGTATCTCGAATGGTGCGCCGCTCTGGGCGATCCCTCCGGCGGCATTGCCGCCCTGCTCGAACCGCTTGCCGGGCGCGCCGCCGAGTGGGAGCACCTCGATCAGGCGCAGGCGCTCAGCGAACGGATGATCCTCGGGCTACGGCTCCTGGAAGAAGGACTCGATCTCGAAGCGCTGCGAAAAACCTTCGGGGAAGAAGCGGTCGCGGGCAAGCTCGCGGCGCTGGATCGTTATCTGGGGGCCGGCTGGCTGCGGCAATCGGGCACGCAACTCTTCCTGGAAGGCGAGTACGCACTGGTCGCGAATTCATTGTTTGCCGACCTGATGGACTGAACCGGGTCGTCCACTGGCACAGATCGCCGCGAGAAAAACCAGAAATATCAAAGTGTTAGCCCACTTCGACCTGCCCTTGACGGGCAGGGGGGGCTGACTTAGCTTAGGGAGGCTTCCGGTGGTGGAGGCTTTGCAAGTAGCGAATTTTACTCTATCTTTTGGGAATTTCGCGGAACTTGCGGCTCGGGCGTTTCAGGGAGTCCTGAAGCAGCCCGGACCGGTATTGGAAACTGATGCAACGAGAGCGAAGAAAATCTCAGGTACTGCGTGACCTGATCGATGAGTTCCTGCGCACCGGCGCGGCCGTTGGCTCCAAAGCCCTGGCCGAGCGTTCGGGTGCGGGCGCGTCGTCGTCGACGATTCGCTCGGTGATGTCGGAACTCACGCGCGAGGGATTGCTCGAGCAGCCCCACACCTCGGCCGGTCGCATTCCGACCGAGCACGCGCTGCGCCTCTACATCCGCGACCTGTTGGAACTCGAAACGCTGAGCGATCGCGAGCGCGGGCGCATTGCGCGCACGCTCGACGAAGTGCTGTCCGAGCGCGACGAGCCGCTGCTTGGCGCCGCGCGGCTGCTCTCCTCGCTCTCGGACCAGGCCGGCGTGCTTCTCACCCAGGGGATCGAGCAGGTTTGTCTCAAGCGCATCGAGCTGGTGCGCGTGGGCGCCCACCGGGTGCTGGTGATCCTGATCTCCGTGCACGAGACGATCTACGAGCGGCTGCTGCATGTGAAGGAAGACATTTCCAGCGACGAGCTGCAGCGCTACACGAATTTTCTCAATCGCTTCGCCGACGGCTCGCCGCTGGGGGAACTTCGCGCGCGGCTCGAAAACGAGCGCGTGCGCATGGGCCGCATGGCGGGCCTGCTTGTCGAACGGGCGGTGCAACTGGCCACCCGCGCGATGGAGGGGCTGCCCGCCGCGGGCGAACTTCACGTCGAGGGACAGGCGCGCATTGTCGAGCACGAGGACCTGCTGGGCAATGCGCGCATGCTGCGCGACCTGCTGGAGATTCTCGACGACGGGCGCACCATTTCCGACCTGCTCGCGCGCGTCGCGCGCGGCGAAGGGGTGCAGGTGCTGCTGGGCGCCGATGCGGGGCTGGAGAGCGTTCCTCTGAGCCTGGTGGCCGCGCCCTGCCGCGCTCTGGATCAGCAGCTCGTGGGCACGCTGGGCGTGCTCGGCCCGACACGGATGAATTACTCGCGGGTGATCCCGCTTGTTTCGTGCCTGGCGGCACTTGCGGGGCAGCGTTTTGCCCCGGCATCATCGAATTTCGCAACGAATCAGGAAGAGAACTGAGCCATGGCGGCGGATGAACCAAAAGACATTGCAGCGGCACTCTTT
The sequence above is a segment of the Chrysiogenia bacterium genome. Coding sequences within it:
- a CDS encoding coproporphyrinogen III oxidase family protein, producing the protein MSGLYLHLPFCVKKCPYCDFNTWPLDQLGAGDHEAKFFAALGREVDLLLEAHAAEEGAQPLETLYFGGGTPSLSEPARIAALTQKVRAAGHAPKEITLEANPESFSAQRFAGFVDAGINRISVGVQSFNDEVLRALGREHDVARARQVLAWLRGNERLISWNFDLIYGVGDAHDVASFERELDELLEWAPPHVSLYALEVHGATAFGARARAGEQLTTGDDAQADLFDLARARLLGAGYHHYEIANFAKPGHEAVHNSLYWRAASVIAAGPGATGFWRGACAPWGLRWKTPRSMPAYLEWCAALGDPSGGIAALLEPLAGRAAEWEHLDQAQALSERMILGLRLLEEGLDLEALRKTFGEEAVAGKLAALDRYLGAGWLRQSGTQLFLEGEYALVANSLFADLMD
- the hrcA gene encoding heat-inducible transcription repressor HrcA; translated protein: MQRERRKSQVLRDLIDEFLRTGAAVGSKALAERSGAGASSSTIRSVMSELTREGLLEQPHTSAGRIPTEHALRLYIRDLLELETLSDRERGRIARTLDEVLSERDEPLLGAARLLSSLSDQAGVLLTQGIEQVCLKRIELVRVGAHRVLVILISVHETIYERLLHVKEDISSDELQRYTNFLNRFADGSPLGELRARLENERVRMGRMAGLLVERAVQLATRAMEGLPAAGELHVEGQARIVEHEDLLGNARMLRDLLEILDDGRTISDLLARVARGEGVQVLLGADAGLESVPLSLVAAPCRALDQQLVGTLGVLGPTRMNYSRVIPLVSCLAALAGQRFAPASSNFATNQEEN
- a CDS encoding apolipoprotein N-acyltransferase; its protein translation is TLAGLKPGEHQPYLTNSAVLLAPLAGRAPGSVAPGDLIAARYDKIGLLPFGEFMPLQGLIPQLRQWIRGGGTFTPGTKPASFDVAGMKLAAGICYEAILPAMTLKALRPEDQVLLNLTNDAWFGEGDERHQHWTLAVWRTIENRVWLLRATNTGRTSVIDPAGRETARAPESQKHVLFAQVRAADMGSLFRSFGRWFDWLCLAALALGMLETWRRKRT